One stretch of Halobaculum marinum DNA includes these proteins:
- a CDS encoding TetR/AcrR family transcriptional regulator, translating into MSESSDDEVTACGDRSEVETLIMEATFRALKDHGYAELTVAHIADEFEKSKSLLYYHYDSKDDLIAGFLRFAGDHFLAMLDEAERDTTGPLDRLRAYVDIYLAAEVDEEMADAQRLMIDLRAQAVSEPRFREEFTRIDAHIRERLASAVADGLADGTIDEDVDPDAAGAWLLSTLTGTMLQRHTADSDVVTPVRAMLHGRIDEFTAGSDA; encoded by the coding sequence ATGAGCGAGTCCAGCGACGACGAGGTGACTGCGTGTGGCGACAGGAGCGAGGTGGAGACGCTCATCATGGAGGCGACGTTCCGGGCGCTGAAAGACCACGGCTACGCCGAGTTGACGGTCGCACACATCGCCGACGAGTTCGAGAAGAGCAAGTCGCTGCTGTACTACCACTACGACTCCAAAGACGACCTCATCGCCGGCTTCCTCCGGTTCGCGGGCGACCACTTCCTCGCGATGCTCGACGAGGCCGAGCGGGACACCACCGGCCCGTTGGACCGCCTCCGCGCGTACGTCGACATCTACCTCGCCGCCGAGGTGGACGAGGAGATGGCCGACGCCCAGCGACTGATGATCGACCTGCGGGCGCAGGCGGTGTCGGAACCGCGCTTCCGCGAGGAGTTCACCCGCATCGACGCGCACATCCGCGAGCGCCTCGCGAGCGCGGTCGCAGACGGCCTCGCCGACGGCACCATCGACGAGGACGTCGACCCCGACGCCGCCGGTGCGTGGCTCCTCTCGACGCTCACGGGGACCATGCTCCAGCGTCACACCGCCGACTCCGACGTGGTCACACCGGTGCGTGCCATGCTCCACGGCCGGATCGACGAGTTCACCGCCGGGAGCGACGCGTAA
- a CDS encoding IMP cyclohydrolase yields MYIGRFVVVGPKVGAYRVSSRSFPNRQVTRRGDDTLTVVPTAEAEETDNPYVSYNCARTAGEGVVIGNGSHVDPIAEKYERGYPARDALVEALHAMDYEKDDYDTPRVAGIVEEDAGYVGIVRRDALLVREVDEPHLVATYEENEPRPFEFEPRTAVAAARTVYGLDYEHAVCAAGVHVGDAGVGFGIQNTAPDAE; encoded by the coding sequence ATGTACATCGGACGCTTCGTCGTGGTCGGACCGAAGGTGGGCGCCTACCGAGTCTCCTCGCGGTCGTTCCCGAACCGACAGGTGACGCGACGCGGCGACGACACGCTGACGGTCGTGCCGACCGCCGAGGCCGAGGAGACGGACAACCCCTACGTCTCGTACAACTGCGCCCGGACGGCGGGCGAGGGCGTCGTGATCGGCAACGGCTCGCACGTCGACCCGATCGCCGAGAAGTACGAGCGCGGCTACCCGGCACGCGACGCGCTCGTCGAGGCGCTGCACGCGATGGACTACGAGAAGGACGACTACGACACCCCGCGCGTGGCGGGCATCGTCGAGGAGGACGCCGGCTACGTCGGCATCGTGCGCCGCGACGCGCTGCTCGTCCGCGAGGTCGACGAACCCCACCTCGTCGCGACGTACGAGGAGAACGAGCCCCGTCCGTTCGAGTTCGAACCGCGCACGGCGGTCGCGGCGGCACGAACCGTCTACGGCCTCGACTACGAGCACGCGGTGTGTGCGGCGGGCGTCCACGTCGGCGACGCGGGTGTCGGATTCGGCATCCAGAACACGGCCCCGGACGCGGAGTGA
- a CDS encoding metallophosphoesterase family protein: MRLGLLSDVHGNRIALEAVLDDMPPVDGLVCAGDVVGYGPWPGECVDLVREHEMATVQGNHDRAVAGGPYTNFNAMAKAGVEYARETLDDESIAWLSELPERRTVADGRVAVVHGHPDDPDRYTYPHQVSEDLLRLAAERLDVNEWELDALVFGHTHVQGVESYPRGVVVNPGSVGQPRDGDPRAAYAVLDVEAREVDQRRVEYDVDAVADAVAEAGLPDRIGSRLFEGK; this comes from the coding sequence ATGCGACTCGGCCTCCTCTCTGACGTGCACGGCAACCGGATCGCGCTGGAGGCGGTTCTCGACGACATGCCACCCGTCGACGGTCTCGTGTGTGCGGGCGACGTGGTCGGCTACGGTCCGTGGCCCGGCGAGTGCGTGGACCTCGTGCGCGAGCACGAGATGGCGACAGTGCAGGGGAACCACGACCGCGCGGTCGCCGGCGGGCCGTACACGAACTTCAACGCGATGGCGAAGGCGGGCGTCGAGTACGCCCGGGAAACGCTCGACGACGAGTCGATTGCGTGGCTCTCGGAACTGCCGGAGCGACGCACCGTCGCCGACGGGCGCGTCGCCGTCGTCCACGGCCACCCGGACGACCCCGACCGCTACACCTACCCCCACCAGGTGTCGGAGGACCTGCTTCGGCTGGCAGCCGAGCGACTCGACGTGAACGAGTGGGAACTGGACGCGCTCGTGTTCGGCCACACCCACGTACAGGGCGTGGAGTCGTACCCTCGCGGCGTCGTCGTCAACCCCGGGAGCGTCGGCCAGCCGCGCGACGGCGACCCGCGAGCGGCGTACGCCGTGCTCGACGTGGAGGCCCGGGAGGTGGACCAGCGACGCGTCGAGTACGACGTCGACGCGGTCGCCGACGCGGTGGCCGAGGCGGGGCTCCCCGACCGGATCGGGAGCCGGCTGTTCGAGGGGAAGTGA
- a CDS encoding MFS transporter — protein MVSPIRRYYAYRASLSSGFYIPVSVVYMESKGLGLPEIGAVQAAFLFSMVAWELPTGYLGDRLGRRTALGVGSVLTVAVMVGFALADSTVGFAVVYASWAIAWTLKSGTADAWLYELLARDGAVDEFSRFAGRADSTLLLVSGGAALAAGLLYTVDPVLPFLANAMLAALGIPVLITLPRTHGGDSPDAAAPAGGNASASDSSDAGAAATATGPTDTTLGVREAAAVLRSQLTRPSIRWIVVYAALFNLAFSVTRVFEQPAMRAVGVPVAGLGVLYAAFKLVSAVAASAAGPISERLGTRGVLLLLVPVIGVTYGAFAVVPVLLLPALFLRRGLQRITRPVRNEYINDRLTGAGRATVLSGVSMVLTLVSGTANVLGGRVAAAVGPLTFLSTTGVAVAVAAGVLWVAVRPVRDVTPRGATS, from the coding sequence ATGGTGTCGCCGATCCGTCGCTACTACGCCTATCGGGCGTCGCTGTCGTCGGGGTTCTACATCCCCGTCTCCGTCGTCTACATGGAGTCGAAGGGGCTGGGACTCCCAGAGATCGGTGCCGTACAGGCGGCGTTCCTCTTCTCGATGGTCGCCTGGGAGCTGCCGACGGGCTACCTCGGCGACCGACTCGGTCGCAGGACGGCGCTCGGCGTCGGGAGCGTCCTCACGGTCGCCGTGATGGTCGGCTTCGCGCTCGCGGACTCGACGGTCGGATTCGCGGTCGTCTACGCGTCGTGGGCGATCGCGTGGACCCTCAAGTCGGGGACGGCGGACGCGTGGCTGTACGAACTGCTGGCGCGCGACGGTGCCGTCGACGAGTTCTCGCGGTTCGCCGGTCGTGCTGACTCGACGCTGCTGCTCGTCTCCGGAGGTGCGGCGCTCGCGGCGGGGTTGTTGTACACCGTCGACCCGGTGCTCCCGTTCCTCGCGAACGCGATGCTGGCAGCGCTGGGGATTCCGGTCCTGATCACACTCCCACGGACGCACGGAGGCGACTCGCCGGACGCTGCCGCCCCCGCCGGCGGGAACGCTTCAGCCTCCGACAGCTCCGACGCGGGCGCCGCGGCGACTGCCACTGGTCCGACCGACACGACACTCGGGGTCCGCGAGGCGGCCGCCGTGCTCCGCAGCCAACTCACGCGACCGTCGATCCGGTGGATCGTCGTCTACGCGGCACTGTTCAACCTCGCGTTCTCGGTGACGCGGGTGTTCGAGCAGCCGGCGATGCGAGCCGTCGGCGTCCCCGTCGCCGGCTTGGGCGTCCTCTACGCCGCGTTCAAACTCGTGTCGGCGGTCGCCGCGAGCGCCGCCGGCCCGATCAGCGAGCGCCTCGGCACTCGCGGTGTCCTCCTCCTGCTGGTTCCAGTGATCGGCGTCACGTACGGCGCGTTCGCGGTCGTCCCCGTGCTGTTGCTCCCGGCGCTGTTCCTCCGGCGCGGCCTCCAACGGATCACACGGCCGGTCCGCAACGAGTACATCAACGACCGGCTGACTGGTGCCGGCCGCGCGACGGTGCTGTCGGGCGTCTCGATGGTGCTCACCCTCGTCTCCGGCACGGCGAACGTCCTCGGGGGGCGGGTCGCCGCCGCGGTCGGTCCGCTGACGTTCCTCTCGACGACCGGTGTCGCCGTGGCGGTGGCGGCGGGGGTGCTGTGGGTCGCCGTCCGGCCGGTGCGCGACGTGACGCCGCGCGGGGCGACCTCCTGA
- a CDS encoding DUF2391 family protein yields MVGRTRRFALADTAQQVVGGFLLAGPFVVTDEVWALAVGMEWYQAVTTAIIVLLVGYGALYKADDDRDPDREAEVGGIPLRFVSLIAVSYLSVAILALSFDAPATLIPNHVEPPVPMRDQIYITLKAMSVGAVFSVIGAATADSVF; encoded by the coding sequence ATGGTCGGACGAACCAGGCGGTTCGCACTCGCGGACACCGCCCAACAGGTCGTCGGCGGGTTCCTCCTCGCGGGGCCGTTCGTGGTCACCGACGAGGTGTGGGCCCTCGCCGTCGGGATGGAGTGGTACCAAGCGGTGACGACGGCGATCATCGTGCTCCTCGTGGGCTACGGCGCTCTCTACAAGGCCGACGACGACCGCGACCCCGACCGCGAGGCGGAGGTCGGCGGAATCCCCCTCCGGTTCGTCTCGCTCATCGCCGTCTCGTACCTCTCGGTCGCCATCCTCGCGCTGTCGTTCGACGCGCCCGCGACGCTCATCCCGAACCACGTCGAGCCGCCGGTGCCGATGCGCGATCAGATCTACATCACGCTGAAGGCGATGAGCGTCGGCGCCGTCTTCTCGGTCATCGGCGCGGCGACCGCCGACTCCGTGTTCTGA
- a CDS encoding aspartate kinase gives MRVVAKFGGTSLGSGDRVERAADSIAAAVEEGHEIAVVASAMGSTTDDLLDEITFEVGDKDRAQIVSMGERTSVRMLKAALSARGVNAVFLEPGVGDWPVITNEVGEVDVEATRERAAELAAQMDGVVPVITGFLAQTIDGEVTTLGRGGSDTTAVMLGKYMDADEVVIVTDVEGVMTGDPHVVEGARNVARITVDELRNLSFRGAEVIAPSALVYKDEDLDVRVVHYQHGDLLGGGTRIEGSFENLIDMREDELSCITVAGRAIRNRPGILADLSEALREEGINIDAVASGMDSVTFYVDTDAAERAEAALHDEVVVGDGSLSSVSTEGGYAVIRVMGGELPNRPGVVSDIVGPIAEAGITVQDIITSATSVAIFVAWDDREEVLRIVQDEF, from the coding sequence ATGCGCGTCGTCGCGAAGTTCGGCGGCACCTCCCTCGGGTCGGGCGACCGCGTCGAGCGAGCGGCTGACTCGATCGCCGCCGCCGTCGAGGAGGGCCACGAGATCGCCGTCGTCGCCAGCGCGATGGGATCGACCACCGACGACCTGCTCGACGAGATCACCTTCGAGGTGGGCGACAAGGACCGCGCCCAGATCGTGTCGATGGGCGAGCGCACCTCGGTGCGGATGCTCAAGGCCGCGCTGTCGGCGCGTGGCGTCAACGCCGTCTTCCTCGAACCCGGCGTCGGCGACTGGCCCGTCATCACCAACGAGGTCGGCGAAGTCGACGTCGAGGCGACGCGCGAGCGGGCGGCCGAACTCGCCGCCCAGATGGACGGCGTCGTCCCCGTGATCACCGGCTTCCTCGCGCAGACGATCGACGGCGAGGTGACGACGCTCGGACGCGGTGGCTCCGACACGACCGCCGTCATGCTCGGGAAGTACATGGACGCCGACGAGGTCGTCATCGTCACCGACGTGGAGGGCGTGATGACGGGCGACCCCCACGTCGTCGAGGGGGCGCGCAACGTCGCGCGCATCACCGTCGACGAACTGCGCAACCTCTCGTTCCGCGGCGCCGAAGTGATCGCCCCCTCGGCGCTGGTGTACAAAGACGAGGACCTCGACGTGCGCGTCGTCCACTACCAGCACGGCGACCTCCTCGGCGGCGGCACCCGCATCGAGGGGAGCTTCGAGAACCTCATCGACATGCGCGAAGACGAGCTGTCGTGCATCACCGTCGCCGGGCGCGCCATCCGCAACCGCCCGGGCATCCTCGCCGACCTGTCGGAGGCACTCCGTGAGGAGGGAATCAACATCGACGCAGTCGCCTCGGGGATGGACTCGGTGACGTTCTACGTCGACACCGACGCCGCCGAGCGTGCCGAGGCGGCGCTCCACGACGAGGTCGTCGTCGGCGACGGGTCGCTCTCGTCGGTGTCCACCGAAGGCGGCTACGCCGTCATCCGCGTCATGGGCGGCGAACTCCCGAATCGCCCGGGAGTCGTCTCCGACATCGTCGGCCCCATCGCCGAGGCCGGCATCACCGTACAGGACATCATCACTTCCGCCACCTCCGTCGCCATCTTCGTCGCGTGGGACGACCGCGAGGAGGTCCTCCGGATCGTCCAAGACGAGTTCTGA
- a CDS encoding DUF7090 family protein has product MDYTLAVGDVETTIPGGTGVLLLHPSIGETDRVDTDFLKADTDNFLVVSTRTTAREVEQKLEHYEVDESRAEILDTISVERGYSRRSSDHFHYVSSPDDLDGVVEQVERFLASHAGKRRLSVDSLTELAYYADVDGVYDATVEILDLLDEHEAVGLFHLSHEVHDQSVLDRFRSLFDVVIDLDDGGDVSVTVDLDEE; this is encoded by the coding sequence ATGGACTACACGCTCGCCGTCGGAGACGTCGAAACCACCATCCCCGGCGGGACAGGAGTACTGCTGCTCCACCCGAGCATCGGCGAGACCGACCGAGTCGACACGGACTTCCTGAAGGCAGACACCGACAACTTCCTCGTCGTCTCCACGCGAACCACCGCCCGCGAGGTCGAGCAGAAGCTCGAACACTACGAGGTCGACGAGTCGCGCGCGGAAATCCTCGACACCATCTCCGTCGAGCGTGGCTACTCGCGGCGCAGTTCCGACCACTTCCACTACGTCTCCTCGCCGGACGACCTCGACGGCGTCGTCGAACAGGTCGAACGATTCCTCGCCTCTCACGCCGGGAAGCGCCGCCTCAGCGTCGACTCGCTCACCGAGTTGGCGTACTACGCGGACGTGGACGGGGTGTACGACGCCACCGTCGAGATTCTCGACCTCCTCGACGAACACGAAGCCGTGGGGCTGTTCCACCTCTCACACGAGGTGCACGACCAGTCGGTGTTGGATCGTTTCCGCTCGCTGTTCGACGTGGTGATCGACCTCGACGACGGCGGCGACGTGTCGGTGACGGTCGACCTCGACGAAGAGTAG
- a CDS encoding DUF7089 family protein: MAGFERRDLPDHVEAVREAYAPESLVLDAAADFETIPPEAAEELGLLVDALDPVAYPPEWLPEDAPAQLRRYAGSDFTIGMPGDGTVVWTRQTAPPTVIAKKRAEGTPDDFLAFLFAEAFVEVSLDVPEHFLGFFEASYRDLDAATPLGPNETYQLAAALFDAWVGLRVREEFRSWEESRPQLHAAWVDAGDRLVDRLEHLSSEVATGSLSFTAATEYACAAVKHDLDLPAPFSALDTAAYREHGADYAVRWAEKTFEKLAE, encoded by the coding sequence ATGGCCGGCTTCGAGCGTCGGGACCTGCCCGACCACGTCGAAGCCGTCCGCGAGGCGTACGCCCCGGAGAGCCTCGTGCTCGACGCCGCCGCGGACTTCGAGACCATCCCGCCGGAGGCCGCCGAGGAGTTGGGACTCCTCGTGGACGCGCTCGACCCGGTGGCGTACCCACCCGAGTGGCTCCCCGAGGACGCGCCGGCACAGCTCCGGCGCTACGCCGGGTCGGACTTCACCATCGGGATGCCCGGCGACGGGACGGTCGTGTGGACCCGCCAGACCGCCCCGCCGACGGTGATCGCGAAGAAGCGCGCGGAGGGGACCCCCGACGACTTCCTCGCGTTCCTGTTCGCGGAGGCGTTCGTCGAGGTGTCGCTCGACGTGCCCGAGCACTTCCTCGGCTTCTTCGAGGCGTCGTACCGCGACCTCGACGCGGCGACGCCGTTGGGCCCCAACGAGACGTACCAACTCGCCGCGGCGCTGTTCGACGCGTGGGTCGGCCTGCGGGTGCGCGAGGAGTTCCGCTCGTGGGAGGAGTCGCGCCCGCAACTGCACGCCGCGTGGGTCGACGCCGGCGACCGACTCGTCGACCGACTGGAGCACCTCTCGTCGGAGGTTGCGACGGGGAGCCTCTCCTTCACCGCGGCGACGGAGTACGCCTGCGCCGCCGTGAAACACGACCTCGACCTCCCGGCCCCGTTCTCGGCGCTGGACACCGCGGCCTACCGCGAACACGGCGCCGACTACGCGGTTCGGTGGGCGGAGAAGACGTTCGAGAAACTGGCCGAGTAG
- a CDS encoding MATE family efflux transporter, which yields MLSSLRERARSALLTFPVLLASLGLVDREKGEKAFDLAVPVMVTGGLRTLLRVADFLMVGMYAGGAAIAALEFGFQYYFVPFGLALALTSGTISVVSRFQGAGDPAEANFVIKQSLWIALALAVPITLFTHLYSEELVGVLTNDPRTIALGGDYLRVVMYSVGFRFWSMIAARALAGSGDTRTPMYVRLLTLPTNVGLNAALIFGLGPFPELGVVGAAWGTVAATTLAGVVFTWALLSGRYAVRFPVRGKQWDTEVARELVRVSLPLAGTRLSRTFGRFPFLFVLGVLGTDVVAAYAIGRRVMLLALMPAWGYSTAASTLVGQAIGAGDDEEADEYGWQTLRLALVTQLLIGAVIAVFARPLAAAFGSENLDLTVTFIRVFGLGVAGFAVARTMRGGLRGAGDTRWPLYGGLLGTYAVRLPIAVLALPAGYAVTLFAGPLAATLGLAPLVVPLPGMDLGLLAVFAAIVGDLYARAVVNLVRYHSDAWKRVAREAGVGASAEAD from the coding sequence ATGCTGTCATCGCTGCGCGAGCGCGCCCGCTCGGCGCTCCTCACGTTCCCCGTCCTCCTCGCGAGCCTCGGCCTCGTCGACCGCGAGAAGGGCGAGAAGGCGTTCGACCTGGCGGTCCCGGTGATGGTGACCGGCGGCCTCCGGACGCTCCTGCGCGTCGCCGACTTCCTGATGGTCGGGATGTACGCCGGCGGCGCCGCAATCGCGGCGCTGGAGTTCGGCTTCCAGTACTACTTCGTCCCGTTCGGCCTCGCGCTCGCGCTCACCTCGGGCACGATCAGCGTCGTCTCGCGGTTCCAGGGTGCCGGCGACCCCGCGGAGGCGAACTTCGTGATCAAGCAGTCGCTGTGGATCGCACTCGCGCTCGCCGTCCCGATCACCCTGTTCACGCACCTCTACAGCGAGGAACTGGTCGGCGTCCTCACGAACGACCCGCGAACGATCGCGCTCGGCGGCGACTACCTCCGAGTGGTCATGTACTCGGTCGGGTTCCGCTTCTGGTCGATGATCGCCGCCCGCGCACTCGCGGGGTCGGGCGACACCCGGACGCCGATGTACGTCCGCCTGCTCACGCTCCCGACGAACGTCGGCCTCAACGCAGCGCTCATCTTCGGCCTCGGTCCGTTCCCCGAACTCGGTGTCGTCGGCGCCGCGTGGGGGACCGTCGCGGCGACGACGCTCGCGGGCGTCGTGTTCACGTGGGCGCTGCTGTCGGGCCGCTACGCCGTCCGGTTCCCCGTGCGGGGCAAGCAGTGGGACACCGAGGTGGCACGCGAACTCGTCCGGGTGAGCCTTCCGCTGGCGGGGACTCGCCTCTCCAGAACGTTCGGGCGTTTCCCGTTCCTGTTCGTGCTCGGCGTGCTCGGCACCGACGTCGTCGCCGCGTACGCCATCGGTCGGCGGGTGATGCTCCTCGCACTCATGCCGGCGTGGGGCTACTCCACGGCGGCCTCGACGCTCGTCGGACAGGCCATCGGCGCCGGCGACGACGAGGAGGCCGACGAGTACGGCTGGCAGACGCTCCGACTCGCGCTCGTCACCCAACTGCTCATCGGCGCCGTCATCGCGGTGTTCGCCCGCCCGCTGGCGGCGGCGTTCGGGTCCGAGAACCTCGACCTCACGGTCACCTTCATCCGCGTGTTCGGGTTGGGTGTCGCCGGCTTCGCCGTCGCGCGGACGATGCGCGGCGGCCTGCGGGGCGCCGGCGACACGCGGTGGCCCCTGTACGGCGGGCTCCTCGGCACGTACGCGGTCCGTCTCCCCATCGCCGTCCTCGCCCTGCCGGCAGGGTACGCGGTGACGCTGTTCGCCGGGCCGCTCGCGGCGACGCTCGGCCTCGCGCCGCTGGTCGTGCCGCTCCCAGGCATGGATCTGGGGCTGCTCGCCGTGTTCGCGGCCATCGTCGGCGACCTGTACGCCCGGGCGGTCGTCAACCTCGTGCGCTACCACAGCGACGCGTGGAAGCGCGTCGCCCGCGAGGCCGGGGTCGGAGCGTCGGCGGAGGCGGACTGA
- a CDS encoding Zn-ribbon domain-containing protein: MPHQCTNCGRTFADGSKEMLSGCPDCGGNKFQFRPAGSTDQSSGAGAAEQPSTPSQSTATPESTRSDAPPETVADRAGAPDQSPTPDQPTPTERSSTPASTGNEDGAQASARSEVVSEDEIAAAAPEQSDTSPTDEVDAGADAPAPDESADEESVDPNLDALRQKLNDQFESIRIVSPGQYELNLMELYDREEYIISLREDGRYVIEMPEGWDDR; this comes from the coding sequence ATGCCGCACCAGTGCACCAACTGCGGCCGCACGTTCGCCGACGGCTCCAAGGAGATGCTCTCGGGGTGTCCCGACTGCGGCGGCAACAAGTTCCAGTTCCGACCCGCGGGGTCGACCGACCAGTCCAGCGGCGCCGGGGCCGCCGAACAGCCGTCGACGCCGTCGCAGTCGACCGCCACGCCGGAGTCGACGCGGTCAGACGCTCCACCCGAAACGGTCGCCGACAGGGCGGGAGCACCGGATCAGTCGCCGACGCCGGACCAGCCCACCCCGACAGAGCGGTCGTCGACGCCCGCCTCGACCGGGAACGAAGACGGCGCACAGGCGAGCGCTCGCTCGGAGGTCGTCTCCGAAGACGAGATCGCCGCCGCGGCGCCGGAGCAGTCCGACACGTCGCCGACCGACGAGGTCGACGCGGGTGCGGACGCTCCCGCACCCGACGAGTCGGCGGACGAGGAGTCGGTAGACCCCAACCTCGACGCGCTCCGTCAGAAGCTCAACGACCAGTTCGAGTCGATCCGGATCGTCAGTCCGGGGCAGTACGAACTGAACCTCATGGAGTTGTACGACCGCGAGGAGTACATCATCTCACTTCGCGAGGACGGCCGCTACGTCATCGAGATGCCCGAAGGCTGGGACGACCGCTGA
- a CDS encoding DUF2073 domain-containing protein, which translates to MPEATTPDDGDSGDGVRLDLISGARMEGLTSMEKIRLILDSVRDGDIVVLEAGLSPEEESKLIEVTMTEISPDDFSGIEIETYPSTHQPNQGLMGRLLGKEESPNKLTVIGPANQIETLHKDEDLISALVSRR; encoded by the coding sequence ATGCCAGAAGCCACCACCCCGGACGACGGTGACTCCGGCGACGGCGTCAGGCTCGACTTGATCAGCGGCGCCCGCATGGAGGGGCTCACCTCCATGGAGAAGATCCGACTCATCCTCGACTCCGTCCGCGACGGCGACATCGTCGTCCTCGAGGCGGGCCTGTCGCCGGAGGAGGAGTCGAAGCTCATCGAGGTCACGATGACCGAGATCAGCCCGGACGACTTCTCCGGCATCGAGATCGAGACGTACCCCTCCACTCACCAGCCCAACCAGGGGCTGATGGGGCGACTCCTCGGCAAAGAGGAGTCGCCGAACAAGCTGACCGTGATCGGCCCGGCCAACCAGATCGAGACGCTGCACAAAGACGAGGACCTCATCAGCGCGCTCGTCTCCCGGAGGTAG
- a CDS encoding Era-like GTP-binding protein, translated as MGLLTNLRDSITRVTDRLFADDEPKRIGIYGPPNAGKTTLANRIARDWTGDAVGPESHIPHETRRARRKENVTIERNGKTVTIDIVDTPGVTTKVDYKEFLDHDMEKDDAVKRSREATEGVAEAMHWLREDVDGVIYVLDSSTDPFTQVNTMLIGIIESQDLPVLIFANKVDLDDSDVKRISDAFPQHETVPLSALEGDNMEEVYEKIAEYFG; from the coding sequence ATGGGTCTGCTCACCAATCTCAGGGACAGCATCACACGGGTCACCGATCGGCTCTTCGCCGACGACGAACCCAAACGAATCGGGATCTACGGACCGCCGAACGCCGGGAAGACGACGCTGGCGAACCGAATCGCCCGCGACTGGACCGGCGACGCGGTGGGGCCGGAGAGTCACATCCCGCACGAGACGCGTCGCGCGCGTAGAAAGGAGAACGTAACCATCGAACGGAACGGGAAGACCGTCACCATCGACATCGTCGACACGCCCGGCGTGACGACGAAGGTCGACTACAAGGAGTTCCTCGACCACGACATGGAGAAAGACGACGCCGTCAAGCGGTCGCGCGAGGCGACCGAGGGCGTCGCCGAGGCGATGCACTGGCTCCGCGAGGACGTCGACGGCGTCATCTACGTGCTCGACTCCAGTACGGACCCGTTCACGCAGGTAAACACGATGCTCATCGGGATCATCGAGAGCCAGGACCTCCCGGTGCTCATCTTCGCGAACAAGGTCGACCTCGACGACTCCGACGTGAAGCGCATCTCCGACGCGTTCCCGCAACACGAGACGGTGCCGCTGTCGGCGCTGGAGGGGGACAACATGGAGGAAGTGTACGAGAAGATCGCGGAGTACTTCGGATAA